Proteins encoded within one genomic window of Pongo abelii isolate AG06213 chromosome 18, NHGRI_mPonAbe1-v2.0_pri, whole genome shotgun sequence:
- the LOC100459213 gene encoding sulfotransferase 1A1 isoform X1, translating into MKLGLAPRAMGLQCPCSFLFYASMLCSTPAPSLCPHTSLQTGLVVRAWSAWAAGGLWAALGQNPWRLQDWPGASRNMELIQDTSRPPLEYVNGVPLIKYFAEALGPLQSFRARPDDLLISTYPKSGTTWVSQILDMIYQGGDLEKCHRAPIFMRVPFLEFKAPGIPSGMETLKDTPAPRLLKTHLPLALLPQTLLDQKVKVVYVARNAKDVAVSYYHFYHMAKVHPEPGTWDSFLEKFMAGEVSYGSWYQHVHEWWELSRTHPVLYLFYEDMKENPKREIQKILEFVGRSLPEETVNFMVQHTSFKEMKKNPMTNYTTIPQDLMDHSISPFMRKGMAGDWKTTFTVAQNERFDADYAEKMAGCSLSFRSEL; encoded by the exons ATGAAGCTGGGGCTGGCTCCCAGGGCAATGGGACTGCAGTGTCCTTGTTCTTTCTTGTTCTATGCATCCATGCTCTGCTCCACCCCTGCCCCTTCACTCTGCCCACACACATCCCTCCAGACTGGCCTTGTGGTCAGAGCCTGGAGTGCATGGGCTGCTGGGGGCCTGTGGGCTGCACTGGGCCAGAACCCCTGGCGCCTTCAAGACTGGCCTGGAGCCAGCAG GAACATGGAGCTGATCCAGGACACCTCCCGCCCGCCACTGGAGTACGTGAATGGGGTCCCGCTCATCAAATACTTTGCAGAGGCACTGGGGCCCCTGCAGAGCTTCCGGGCCCGGCCTGATGACCTGCTCATCAGCACCTACCCCAAGTCCG gtACCACCTGGGTGAGCCAGATTTTGGACATGATCTACCAGGGTGGTGACCTGGAGAAGTGTCACCGAGCTCCCATCTTCATGCGGGTGCCCTTCCTTGAGTTCAAAGCCCCAGGGATTCCCTCAG GGATGGAGACTCTGAAAGACACACCGGCCCCACGACTCCTGAAGACACACCTGCCCCTGGCTCTGCTGCCCCAGACTCTGTTGGATCAGAAGGTCAag GTGGTCTATGTTGCCCGCAACGCGAAGGATGTGGCAGTTTCCTACTATCACTTCTACCACATGGCCAAGGTGCACCCTGAGCCTGGGACCTGGGACAGCTTCCTGGAGAAGTTCATGGCCGGAGAAG TGTCCTACGGGTCCTGGTACCAGCACGTGCACGAGTGGTGGGAGCTGAGCCGCACCCACCCTGTTCTCTACCTCTTCTATGAAGACATGAAGGAG AACCccaaaagggagattcaaaagaTCCTGGAGTTTGTGGGGCGCTCCCTGCCAGAGGAGACCGTGAACTTCATGGTTCAGCACACGTCGTTCAAGGAGATGAAGAAGAACCCTATGACCAACTACACCACCATCCCCCAGGATCTTATGGACCACAGCATCTCCCCCTTCATGAGGAAAG GCATGGCTGGGGACTGGAAGACCACCTTCACCGTGGCGCAGAATGAGCGCTTCGATGCGGACTATGCGGAGAAGATGGCaggctgcagcctcagcttccgcTCTGAGCTGTGA
- the LOC100434980 gene encoding SAGA-associated factor 29-like, with protein sequence MTLLQQSAMTLPLWIGKPGDKPPPLCGAISASGDYVARPGDKVTARVKAMDGDEQWILAEVISYSHTTNKYEVDDIDEEGKERHSMSWRRIIPLPQWKVNPETP encoded by the exons ATGACCCTGCTGCAGCAGTCGGCCATGACCCTGCCCCTGTGGATCGGGAAGCCTGGTGACAA GCCCCCACCCCTCTGTGGGGCCATCTCCGCCTCAGGAGACTATGTGGCCAGACCTGGAGACAAGGTGACTGCCCGGGTGAAGGCCATGGATGGGGACGAGCAGTGGATCCTGGCTGAGGTGATCAGTTACAGCCACACCACCAACAA GTATGAGGTAGATGACATCGATGAAGAAGGCAAAGA GAGACACAGCATGAGCTGGCGCCGAATCATCCCGCTGCCCCAGTGGAAGGTCAACCCGGAGACACCCTGA
- the LOC134760444 gene encoding SAGA-associated factor 29-like — translation MSFRLGVSKGTCAVPWGRGGPKAIARAARRGTGESGRLRTGGGPQALACLPQPSPQSLSLPEGRTPQTANRKPCRTSTISLAAKIAGLYDDSEPPQKTVRRGVLMTLLQQSAMTLPLWIGKPGDKPPPLCGAIPASGDYVTRPGDKVAAQVKAVDGDEQWILAEVISYSHTTNKYEVDDNDEEGKDQETHPELAPDHPAAPVEGQPQDRP, via the exons ATGTC GTTCAGGCTTGGCGTCAGCAAAGGGACCTGCGCGGTGCCCTGGGGCCGGGGAGGCCCGAAGGCCATCGCCCGTGCGGCGCGGCGG GGTACGGGGGAGTCAGGGAGGCTCCGGACAGGGGGCGGACCCCAAGCCCTCGCCTGCCTGCCGCAACCCTCCCCCCAGTCTCTTTCCTTACCCGAAGGGCGGACACCGCAGACCGCAAACCGGAAGCCGTGCAGGACCAGCACCATCTCCCTGG cTGCCAAGATCGCGGGTCTCTACGATGACTCGGAGCCACCCCAGAAGACCGTGCGCAGAGGGGTGCTGATGACCCTGCTGCAGCAGTCGGCCATGACTCTGCCCCTGTGGATCGGGAAGCCTGGTGACAA GCCCCCACCCCTCTGTGGGGCCATCCCCGCCTCAGGAGACTACGTGACCAGACCTGGAGACAAGGTGGCTGCACAGGTGAAGGCCGTGGATGGGGATGAGCAGTGGATCCTGGCGGAGGTGATCAGTTACAGCCACACCACCAACAA GTATGAGGTAGATGACAACGATGAAGAAGGCAAAGA CCAGGAGACACACCCTGAGCTGGCGCCGGATCATCCCGCTGCCCCAGTGGAAGGCCAACCCCAAGACAGACCCTGA
- the LOC100436472 gene encoding SAGA-associated factor 29, translating into MCRGVLMTLLQQSAMTLPLWIGKPGDKPPPLCGAIPASGDYVARPGDKVAARVKAVDGDEQWILAEVVSYSHATNK; encoded by the exons ATGTGCAGAGGGGTGCTGATGACCCTGCTGCAGCAGTCGGCCATGACCCTGCCCCTGTGGATCGGGAAGCCTGGTGACAA GCCCCCACCCCTCTGTGGGGCCATCCCTGCCTCAGGAGACTACGTGGCCAGACCTGGAGACAAGGTGGCTGCCCGGGTGAAGGCCGTGGATGGGGATGAGCAGTGGATCCTGGCCGAGGTGGTCAGTTACAGCCATGCCACCAACAAGTGA
- the LOC100459213 gene encoding sulfotransferase 1A1 isoform X2, translating into MELIQDTSRPPLEYVNGVPLIKYFAEALGPLQSFRARPDDLLISTYPKSGTTWVSQILDMIYQGGDLEKCHRAPIFMRVPFLEFKAPGIPSGMETLKDTPAPRLLKTHLPLALLPQTLLDQKVKVVYVARNAKDVAVSYYHFYHMAKVHPEPGTWDSFLEKFMAGEVSYGSWYQHVHEWWELSRTHPVLYLFYEDMKENPKREIQKILEFVGRSLPEETVNFMVQHTSFKEMKKNPMTNYTTIPQDLMDHSISPFMRKGMAGDWKTTFTVAQNERFDADYAEKMAGCSLSFRSEL; encoded by the exons ATGGAGCTGATCCAGGACACCTCCCGCCCGCCACTGGAGTACGTGAATGGGGTCCCGCTCATCAAATACTTTGCAGAGGCACTGGGGCCCCTGCAGAGCTTCCGGGCCCGGCCTGATGACCTGCTCATCAGCACCTACCCCAAGTCCG gtACCACCTGGGTGAGCCAGATTTTGGACATGATCTACCAGGGTGGTGACCTGGAGAAGTGTCACCGAGCTCCCATCTTCATGCGGGTGCCCTTCCTTGAGTTCAAAGCCCCAGGGATTCCCTCAG GGATGGAGACTCTGAAAGACACACCGGCCCCACGACTCCTGAAGACACACCTGCCCCTGGCTCTGCTGCCCCAGACTCTGTTGGATCAGAAGGTCAag GTGGTCTATGTTGCCCGCAACGCGAAGGATGTGGCAGTTTCCTACTATCACTTCTACCACATGGCCAAGGTGCACCCTGAGCCTGGGACCTGGGACAGCTTCCTGGAGAAGTTCATGGCCGGAGAAG TGTCCTACGGGTCCTGGTACCAGCACGTGCACGAGTGGTGGGAGCTGAGCCGCACCCACCCTGTTCTCTACCTCTTCTATGAAGACATGAAGGAG AACCccaaaagggagattcaaaagaTCCTGGAGTTTGTGGGGCGCTCCCTGCCAGAGGAGACCGTGAACTTCATGGTTCAGCACACGTCGTTCAAGGAGATGAAGAAGAACCCTATGACCAACTACACCACCATCCCCCAGGATCTTATGGACCACAGCATCTCCCCCTTCATGAGGAAAG GCATGGCTGGGGACTGGAAGACCACCTTCACCGTGGCGCAGAATGAGCGCTTCGATGCGGACTATGCGGAGAAGATGGCaggctgcagcctcagcttccgcTCTGAGCTGTGA
- the LOC100460203 gene encoding sulfotransferase 1A1 → MELIQDTSRPPLEYVNGVPLIKYFAEALGPLQSFRARPDDLLISTYPKSGTTWVSQILDMIYQGGDLEKCHRAPIFMRVPFLEFKAPGTPSGMETLKDTPAPRLLKTHLPLALLPQTLLDQKVKVVYVARNAKDVAVSYYHFYHMAKVHPEPGTWDSFLEKFMAGEVCYGSWYQHVQEWWDLSRTHPVLYLFYEDMKENPKREIQKILEFVGRSLPEETVDLMVQHTSFKEMKKNPMTNYTTVPREFMDHSISPFMRKGMAGDWKTTFTVAQNERFDADYAEKMAGCSLSFRSEL, encoded by the exons ATGGAGCTGATCCAGGACACCTCCCGCCCGCCACTGGAGTACGTGAATGGGGTCCCGCTCATCAAATACTTTGCAGAGGCACTGGGGCCCCTGCAGAGCTTCCGGGCCCGGCCTGATGACCTGCTCATCAGCACCTACCCCAAGTCTG gcACCACCTGGGTGAGCCAGATTTTGGACATGATCTACCAGGGCGGTGACCTGGAGAAGTGTCACCGAGCTCCCATCTTCATGCGGGTGCCCTTCCTTGAGTTCAAAGCTCCAGGGACTCCCTCAG GGATGGAGACTTTGAAAGACACACCGGCCCCACGACTCCTGAAGACACACCTGCCCCTGGCTCTGCTGCCCCAGACTCTGTTGGATCAGAAGGTCAag GTGGTCTATGTTGCCCGCAACGCGAAGGATGTGGCGGTTTCCTACTATCACTTCTACCACATGGCCAAGGTGCACCCTGAGCCTGGGACCTGGGACAGCTTCCTGGAGAAGTTCATGGCCGGAGAAG TGTGCTACGGGTCCTGGTACCAGCACGTGCAGGAGTGGTGGGACCTGAGCCGCACCCACCCTGTTCTCTACCTCTTCTATGAAGACATGAAGGAG AACCccaaaagggagattcaaaagaTCCTGGAGTTTGTGGGGCGCTCTCTGCCAGAGGAGACCGTGGACCTCATGGTTCAGCACACGTCGTTCAAGGAGATGAAGAAGAACCCTATGACCAACTACACCACTGTCCCCCGGGAGTTCATGGACCACAGCATCTCCCCCTTCATGAGGAAAG GCATGGCTGGGGACTGGAAGACCACCTTCACCGTGGCGCAGAATGAGCGCTTTGATGCGGACTATGCAGAGAAGATGGCaggctgcagcctcagcttccgcTCTGAGCTGTGA